AGTGATCCATGCACCATGTATTCTGTTACGGTTGCCAATGTTCCACCTGGGCCATCGGGAACTACCCCGTAGAATGCCACCACATTTGGATGGTGAAGTGCCGATAGAATCTTTGCCTCTCTCCAAAAATCTTTGGTCTAAGAAACAGACACAATAAGCATAGAACTAAGAAACGTCATCAAACAAgatattttaaagataattttatgtgaattTATGTTAATGGCTGGTAAAAATGAGATTTTCCAAGTCAATGAAAGCACTTTACTACGCATAACTTTTTACaagtaattttataatataagttTGAAAGTAAAACTAAATAACAGATACTACCAAATTCAATTTGCTTATTTTTTATGGAGACNNNNNNNNNNNNNNNNNNNNNNNNNNNNNNNNNNNNNNNNNNNNNNNNNNNNNNNCCCACCCGCTCTTGCTCTGACAGTCTACCAGCGAAACAACTACTCTTTATTCTCTTAATTGCAACATCTGTTCCCCTCCATTTGCCATGAAAAACAGTTCCGAAGGTTCCAGATCCTAACTCTTGTAGTTCTTCGAGATCACCATTCTCAATAATCTGTATTTTTACACATGAAGCATTTGGATTAAACATGGATACTTGTTGGTTTTGATCTGCCTATTTTAATCTTCCTACTAAAACAACTTAAAGGAAGGAAATGCCAATATGCATGAATATACCAAAATGTAGAGCTTTAGTACCTGTAAACCATAAAGTTCATGCTCTGTTTCAGAAGTTTCCGAATCACCAATAGGGTTATAGAAGTTTCCATTATCAGCTTTTGCAAGCTATCATTGTAGACAAGAACCTCAAGTCAGTTATATAAATCAGTTATGAAGAACCACACACGGCAGTTTCATCTTTAGATTCTCACCTTACTTTCATATTCAGGATTAACACACACTGCCCCTTCTTTTTCAGGAGATGCAGATTCAACTCCATCCTCTTCGTCTGTATTTGATACAACTCGTAAACATGACTGGATACCTGAAGTAATACAATCAATTGGCTCATTGAAAACTGCTGCTGATTCTGGCTTGTTGATGCAAAATTCATCAATGTATTCATAAGATTGTTCGCCGGTGACTGCGTTTTCTTCCTCTTGATTCTGGTAGTATGGAGGATCATCAACAGGGACAACAACCTCTCTTAGTGTAGAAGAAACCATATCTGGATACTGAgttacaaaacaaaataaaaaatactatgaTTCACACATGCAAGCACATAAttgatttgataaattaaaGGTTATATACTTACAGAGATAGGTAGTACAGACTCAAGAGAGCCAGAGGGAGGTGGTTGTCTGTCTTTTGTCTCCGACACTGCATATTGGTGATCCATTGATGAATTTTGGCTTCTCACAGAAAACTCGGAAGCAATTGTGTCAAATGGTATACCGTGCGGTTGCTCTGTCATGCTTCTGGTGGACTGTGAAGAGACAAATGGTGCGGCAGATACATTGTATTCACTGTTTTGTAAATCTGGCGAAGATGAGCAAGCACCGTGCTGGTAGTAGATGTACTGTAAATGTTGTGGCATAGCTCCAACTTTTTCATCAAACCAATCAGTGCTTTGATCTGCACATTGTAAGTTCTCTTTACGGATATCTGACAATCTCTGGAAATTATCGGTCATTCCAAACGCGGACAAGTTTTGATGCAAAGCCGTGCGGTCTTTCCCGTCACTTACCTCTCCTGTCTGTATTGAACATTCTTCCAAAGAACTTGAAGTTTCTAGTGACGACAATTTGTCTCTCTCAACATTAAGCGGAAATTGCAAGTGACCTCTGTAGTTCTCACTATTCTCCAGAAGTGTTGAGTCGGAAAGTGCATGTAACATTCTGTACTGAGATACATCCCTATCATCAGCCACTGAGAATATACTTGATGAATCATGAGGATGAGAGAGAATCTTGTTAAAATGATATGAACCTTCATTGTTAACTAAAGGTCTCTCGAATATCATATCAGTTTGATTACAAATTGCAGGAGAGACAAATTCTTTACTATTGTTTCGTCTATGAAAATGGAAATCAGCATTAGACTTCCTGATTTGTTCGGACTCCAATGTATATTGATTACTAGGATGGTAGTTCACACATGAAGGCCCTTGGGGAGGATTGTTATAATATGCGATGGGATCAACATAACTGGTACTGTCAACATACAAAGAGTTGTCGCGTGGATTTTTTTCCATGACAAAGGGGATCATGCTTTCATTAACAACATTATATGGTTGATGATCCGTAAATAACTGCACATTAGAAATTTTTGGATCTTTAGGATGTACACAAATGGGAGATGGAGGCGTTTGATTATATGACCTGCCTGGTACATTCAGTGCTGTTAGAAATGGACCTGGTTTTGACATTATGCCAGCCAAATTTGAAGATGTTGGGCTGAAATCCTTTATCTCTGAAGCAAATAGAGATGTCGATGATTCCCTGTGGAAATGTGGATTGTTGTAATCGGAGTTATTTGCAAACTGGCTTGTATGGCTGACCAAGCTTGGTGCGCTAGGATTCTTTCGTGGACTTGGATCCAGCATACCATTAACAGCAACAACATAATGGTAATCAGCGTCACTTGGCTGATTGACTCTTGATTCATTAGAACTTGGACTCTCGGATTCATTTGAAGGTAGGAGAAAAATCCTAAGTCTTTGAGAGCCTCCAGCTCTTTCAAGCTCTTCATACTCCTCAATCATATGATGAAGATCCTCGTCAGAACAAACAGAAATAAGAGCATCGAGATCCTCTCCCGGAAGCTGGTATTTGATAATGTGGGTTTGATTGCAAATATCAGAAGTCTTCCTCGTAAGTTCCTCGTGTGTGATGTTCTTCCTGATTGATATAATTCGTGTCTCTCCACCTACATATCTGAGCTTCCCATCATTTGGCCTTGGTAGTATTCGACCTCCAAAACTACATAGAAACTTTATCTTCTTGTAGAAGGAGCCTTCTGAGAACACCGACCCATAAGGATGGCATGAACGAGGAGACTCAGCTGCATAAATGGAAGGCGAATTTAGTCCTGAGGCAAGTTGATCACATCCGTCGGAAAACTTACTTGATAATTGTCTGGAAAATGCACTCGATGCTTGTCTCATACCACCGTGTTCAAACTGGTATCTGCTCAAATTATTATGATAAGCCCTGTTGTCAACTTCAGCAACATAGCCTCTAGCTAAAGCAATCTCTGACAAATCCAAATTACTATCAGAATCCATTCTCCCTAGCCCAAGGGTATGTTTTTGATCCTCGTAGAACAGCTgataattgttgttattattattaatattgaagTCCAATCTGTTTGGCATGCGCTGCTCTGCCTCGGTTATAACAGGAAATCTCCTTAAAGCAACCCGATCGCGTAAGAACTCAGCAGAAAATTCTTCACCAGTCTGTAGACATATATTGTCTTCATCATCTTTATCAGAAGGGGTTCTGTCACTAAACCCAACATTCACTGTACCTTTGTATGGATTTCCTGAAATTCCAGGATCCTCATTATTCATGGTGGAAGATTATACACTTAGCTCAACCAAACCACCTTTTGCAATAGACTGTTAAAAAATTCTCAATGTCTATCCACATTTAACCCGTAATTCCGTTTTCTCCTATTGCAATTTACGCATTTGTCGTATAGATAAAGCCTTTATCCTATCACTTTTCCACACAAATATAATTGTCAAACCAACACTGTACCATTTGATAATAATTTCGCATATGTGGCAGTCTCAATTGCAATATTCTGAAGGTGACACAATTACCAAATCCCTCTGAAAACAAAATTAGAATAAGCGGAGAAACTTTAATAATTATGTTTACCCTTCATTAAAAAATGGAGAACCAAGGAATTCTACATAATCAGTCCATTAACAATCACAATCGGAACACGAATGCACGCCGCTGCCATTAATATCACCATGATCACATGCTAATTTTTATGTGCACTGTCCTGGAAATGAACCTGTACCCTAGTTCCATAAAGGAGCTTGAGAATTTAAACTCTGCaataatatacaaataattaatgaatGTGAGATAATGTGGAATCAAATGGAACCCAATTtctttgaaaattattaaattggaAGAAATAAAGgtgcaataaaataaaattaggaaGAAAGCATGAACTTtgggttttttttataaaaaaatagggGAAACCTTTGGGGTTAAACTAACAATAAAATGGAGTAATTTGTAAAAGGGTACCTGGTTGTGTGTCCATAAACTGAAGGGGAAGGTGAAATTGAGGTGGGAAGATTGTTGTGTTGGGAATGCAAGGTTTTGGGGTAGGGTTGAAAGAACCCAAAAGAGAAAAATTGGGGttgaagtttttgtttttgttgggaagagagaaagagaaagagaaagagagagggTTTGTTTGAGAAGCGATcgttgagagagagagagagagagaggaaaacGTTCCATGAGGATCGGAGGTTCGAACGGATATGTCGGAGAATAATATTTGCTTAAAATGGCGCGGAATGATAACACGCCAAAACATGAAAGAATGACAGTTATAACATCCGGTGTGGGAATGGATTCCCTCcagtttttttttctcatgTTTCTTTAGTAGATAAATCCTCGCCTTTAAAAtccaactttttcttttttctaatcACAAATGGCTTAAAATCAAGGGCTGAAAACAAATTGGATGCTCATGTCACTGGAGACAATCCATTCCCAGTGTCAAATAGTCATGACGTTTGTTTTGTTGGGTGGGCTCTTCTCTTTTTAGTAAATTGGGCTCTTtagtaattttgttttatataaatatttatttaattgtttttttttgtcaaaaataaataaattatttattcaaatgcGACATAAGTCTAATTGTAGAAAATTATATAGTGGTATCTACTCCTTACACATTgaaactaatataaaaataaaataatgtggAGATTTTAATGTTTACATTATAGAGATGAAAAGATTTTAAAAGGAGAAGAGATTGATTAATGACATGTATTTAAAACAGGTGACAACAAAATATGAGGTGatcatttctttttatttttcaaaattcttttattctattttttcccATCATTTCTCATCCTATTATCAAATTGTGAAGAAATTTACATGTCTTCTGTTAAGCTTCCATTGTCTACATAAATAATCTTTTCACTATTTCTTGATATTTTTCCTAGGTTTGCACATGGTATTCAACTCAtatcacataaaataaaatatatatacttttacGTGTATCTTAATTCCACACAttgtttataaaatgaaagtttttaaattttatactattCAATCcacacatatatacataaattcAATTAACTCAATTAATTTATGCGTATGTGAAATCAATTCatgtatattttattcaatttttagtaCATCCACGAACTATTTTGacgtatatatttatataacaaaTTCACGTATTTGCACATAAATAAA
The genomic region above belongs to Cicer arietinum cultivar CDC Frontier isolate Library 1 chromosome 4, Cicar.CDCFrontier_v2.0, whole genome shotgun sequence and contains:
- the LOC101508027 gene encoding uncharacterized protein translates to MNNEDPGISGNPYKGTVNVGFSDRTPSDKDDEDNICLQTGEEFSAEFLRDRVALRRFPVITEAEQRMPNRLDFNINNNNNNYQLFYEDQKHTLGLGRMDSDSNLDLSEIALARGYVAEVDNRAYHNNLSRYQFEHGGMRQASSAFSRQLSSKFSDGCDQLASGLNSPSIYAAESPRSCHPYGSVFSEGSFYKKIKFLCSFGGRILPRPNDGKLRYVGGETRIISIRKNITHEELTRKTSDICNQTHIIKYQLPGEDLDALISVCSDEDLHHMIEEYEELERAGGSQRLRIFLLPSNESESPSSNESRVNQPSDADYHYVVAVNGMLDPSPRKNPSAPSLVSHTSQFANNSDYNNPHFHRESSTSLFASEIKDFSPTSSNLAGIMSKPGPFLTALNVPGRSYNQTPPSPICVHPKDPKISNVQLFTDHQPYNVVNESMIPFVMEKNPRDNSLYVDSTSYVDPIAYYNNPPQGPSCVNYHPSNQYTLESEQIRKSNADFHFHRRNNSKEFVSPAICNQTDMIFERPLVNNEGSYHFNKILSHPHDSSSIFSVADDRDVSQYRMLHALSDSTLLENSENYRGHLQFPLNVERDKLSSLETSSSLEECSIQTGEVSDGKDRTALHQNLSAFGMTDNFQRLSDIRKENLQCADQSTDWFDEKVGAMPQHLQYIYYQHGACSSSPDLQNSEYNVSAAPFVSSQSTRSMTEQPHGIPFDTIASEFSVRSQNSSMDHQYAVSETKDRQPPPSGSLESVLPISYPDMVSSTLREVVVPVDDPPYYQNQEEENAVTGEQSYEYIDEFCINKPESAAVFNEPIDCITSGIQSCLRVVSNTDEEDGVESASPEKEGAVCVNPEYESKLAKADNGNFYNPIGDSETSETEHELYGLQIIENGDLEELQELGSGTFGTVFHGKWRGTDVAIKRIKSSCFAGRLSEQERTKDFWREAKILSALHHPNVVAFYGVVPDGPGGTLATVTEYMVHGSLRNVLLKKERVLDRRKRIMIAMDAAFGMEYLHLKNIVHFDLKCDNLLVNLGDPERPVCKVGDFGLSRIKRNTLVSGGVRGTLPWMAPELLDGNSCRVSEKVDIFSFGIAMWEILTGEEPYANMHCGAIIGGIVSNTLRPSIPKRCDSEWKKLMEECWSPDPAARPSFTEVKNRLRNMSAALQRKRPTIGNR